The genomic stretch GTCTCTTCTATGATTTTTGCTGAAGGTGAAGGTCGGGAAACAGAAAGGCCCGTACCAGAAGGAAACAGCAAAAAATCGGAATGGAGTTTGCTCTTAAAAAGACAAACCTACCAATACCTTCCTTATGAATACAGTTCTCTCACTGATAAAAACGAATCCATTCTCCCCACACGTTCCAGTTCGGCTCTGAAAGAAAATGGAAAGGTTCTCATTCCCTTTGTGTTCAGTTACGAAAACTTAGAAAAGGGATTCAAACTGGAACTCTCTTATTTTGAAATTGAAATCGTAAATGCAAACACCTTACTGTACCAACAATCGAATCAAGGAGGAAACCTATCTCGATTTTATCTTTCTCCAACGGCTCGCTCTGAGTTTGAACTGAACCTTTACCAAACATTTTTACTTAACAAAGATTGGAAATTGAATCTGGGAGGTGGGGTTCGTAATATCAACCGCTATCTTTACGGAAATTATTTAGGCCAAGGAACCTTCAAAGAATACTTTTTTACTTACGGCCAACAAGCCTCTATCCAAACTATCTACCAACTGAACCAAGATTTTGCACTTCACCTAACAATGGATGTATTTTATACACAAGGTACTCGATTTTTCAAACAACCAAATCTAATGGAAGACAGATTCCAATATTCATTGTCCACAGCTGGCACTGGAGGAATCTTTCGCGGTTATGAATTGGATGGTTCTCTTTCCTATTCCTTTCATCCCAATATGAAATTCTTTGTGGGTTACAATATGATTGTTTCCAAGTTCTCTTATTTAAACTACAACGAAATTCAAATCAGCCGGAGTACAGAAAATTTAGGATCCCAAAATCCTTCTCTCGCAGGAGTTTGGGAAATGAATCGTCCCCAAAAATCAGAAAACTTTGATACACTCCGAGGAATGTATTTAGGAATGATGGTGAGTTTTTAGGGGATCTTAAATGACATTTCCAGTTTTCAACTTCCAAACAAAGTCAACGGGATTTTGTTCCCTACTTGACTTAGAAACAGAAGAGTTATACAATCTCTGAACTATGAAATTCACGGTTTCCATCGATATTAATAAACCACTCGACTTTGTGATCCAAACATTTGATGATCCGGAAAATTTAAAACGATGGATGAAAGGACTTGTATCCTTTGAACCCATCTCAGGAACCCCCGGCCAACCAGGTGCCAAATCCAAACTGACTTTCAATCACAATGGCCGTAAAATGGAAATGGAAGAAACCATTACCGTAAAGAATCTACCGAAAGAATTTTCTGGAACTTACGAAATCAGTGGGATTTGGAATTTAGTGCAAAACCAATTTGAAGCCCTTTCTCCCAATCTCACTCGTTATACTTCCGTTCAAGAATTTCGTATGAAAGCACCGATGAAATGGTTTTCTCTACTTTTACAACCAATGTTTCGAAAACAATCCCTCCAACATTTGCAAAGTTTCAAACAGTTTACAGAATCTCTTTGATCCATTTGTATTTGCGCTTATAAATGTTTTCTATTTTATTCGTTTTTCGATCTCAACTGACCAACAAAATTTGTGATCGATTCCTTTAACTCAGTAACTCCTGGTTCTTCATAGGGAAAATGTCCTGCTCCTGTAAGTTCTACATATTCTTTCTTAGATGGGATTCGATCAAAGAAAGATTTGCTTAACTCCTTTGGGGTCCACGGGTCAATGTTTGGGTGCGCTAGTAGTACGGGACATACTTGAAATTTTTCAGGCTCTAACTTAGGACTATAGTTCAAAAATGTATTTAAAAAACCCAAACTTACTTTGGAGCCACCAGCATAAGGGTCTTCTGCAAATACTTTTGAAAAACTTGGATCGTTTGTAATGTATTGCATTTTGCTAAACCATTTGATGGGAAAATACATTCCATTGGTCACAAAAGAGAAAACAGAATTGATTGGCATTCCCACTCGACTGAAAAACCAATTGGAAGCAATCGCATCTCGCACTTTTGGATTTCTGGGATCAACAAGAGTTGTTACAATCAACCCATCCACCTCACCATTGTAAGCAGCGGCTTGATAAGCGAGCATTCCGCCGATACTGAGTCCAAATAAAATCAATTTTTGGTTTTTCTGTTTTTCTTTTTGAATGAATTCATTTAATACCAGAACCCAATCTTCATAAGGAACATATCTTTTATCAGATGGGATTTTTGTAAGACCAAATCCTGGTAAGTCGGGAGCCACCCATTCACAACCAAGTGACTCCAGTCCAACAGCAATACTTCCAAGGATCCTACCATTTCCCCCACCTCCGTGGATGAGAATGATTTTGCAGTCGGCATCTTTTTTTGTGTATCGATCCACATGAACTTGATAATCCATAATGGTGATAAATTCTTCTTTTGGTAA from Leptospira congkakensis encodes the following:
- a CDS encoding alpha/beta hydrolase — protein: MKSLLRLFSLFVFCHLVSCVSSVEKPDSYSKISHWHRYQHFLPDYLRFKKNNLPKEEFITIMDYQVHVDRYTKKDADCKIILIHGGGGNGRILGSIAVGLESLGCEWVAPDLPGFGLTKIPSDKRYVPYEDWVLVLNEFIQKEKQKNQKLILFGLSIGGMLAYQAAAYNGEVDGLIVTTLVDPRNPKVRDAIASNWFFSRVGMPINSVFSFVTNGMYFPIKWFSKMQYITNDPSFSKVFAEDPYAGGSKVSLGFLNTFLNYSPKLEPEKFQVCPVLLAHPNIDPWTPKELSKSFFDRIPSKKEYVELTGAGHFPYEEPGVTELKESITNFVGQLRSKNE
- a CDS encoding LA_2444/LA_4059 family outer membrane protein, with translation MKQNLIYIFLVSVSSMIFAEGEGRETERPVPEGNSKKSEWSLLLKRQTYQYLPYEYSSLTDKNESILPTRSSSALKENGKVLIPFVFSYENLEKGFKLELSYFEIEIVNANTLLYQQSNQGGNLSRFYLSPTARSEFELNLYQTFLLNKDWKLNLGGGVRNINRYLYGNYLGQGTFKEYFFTYGQQASIQTIYQLNQDFALHLTMDVFYTQGTRFFKQPNLMEDRFQYSLSTAGTGGIFRGYELDGSLSYSFHPNMKFFVGYNMIVSKFSYLNYNEIQISRSTENLGSQNPSLAGVWEMNRPQKSENFDTLRGMYLGMMVSF
- a CDS encoding SRPBCC family protein, translated to MKFTVSIDINKPLDFVIQTFDDPENLKRWMKGLVSFEPISGTPGQPGAKSKLTFNHNGRKMEMEETITVKNLPKEFSGTYEISGIWNLVQNQFEALSPNLTRYTSVQEFRMKAPMKWFSLLLQPMFRKQSLQHLQSFKQFTESL